A genomic segment from Gavia stellata isolate bGavSte3 chromosome 6, bGavSte3.hap2, whole genome shotgun sequence encodes:
- the NKIRAS1 gene encoding NF-kappa-B inhibitor-interacting Ras-like protein 1, which produces MGKGYKVVVCGMASVGKTAILEQLLYGKHTVGLEEGATMEDVYLASVETDRGVKEQLRLYDTRGLQEGVELPKHYFSVVDGFVLVYAVTSLEAFQRVELLKKEIDVFRDKKEVTVIVLGNKTDLLDQRQVETEAAQQWARAEKVRLWEVTVTDRKTLLEPFTFLASKLSQSQNKSTFPLPGRKSKGNNCDN; this is translated from the exons ATGGGAAAGGGCTACAAGGTGGTGGTTTGTGGAATGGCCTCGGTGGGAAAGACTGCGATTTTGGAGCAGCTTCTCTACGGAAAGCATACTGTTG gCTTAGAAGAGGGTGCCACAATGGAAGATGTGTATTTGGCATCGGTGGAGACAGACCGAGGTGTGAAGGAACAGTTACGACTTTATGACACCAGGGGTCTGCAGGAGGGTGTAGAATTGCCAAAACACTATTTCTCTGTTGTTGACGGCTTCGTTCTTGTGTATGCCGTGACCAGCCTCGAAGCTTTCCAAAGAGTCGAACTGCTCAAAAAGGAAATTGATGTCTTTAGAGACAAAAAGGAG GTAACAGTAATTGTCTTGGGAAACAAAACTGACCTCCTGGACCAAAGGCAAgtggaaacagaagcagcacagcaatgGGCAAGGGCTGAGAAAGTGAGACTGTGGGAAGTGACAGTGACAGATCGGAAAACACTGCTTGAGCCTTTTACCTTCTTAGCTAGCAAACTCTCCCAGTCCCAGAACAAATCAACATTTCCCTTGCCTGGAAGGAAGAGCAAAGGCAATAACTGTGATAACTAG